The uncultured Fibrobacter sp. genome includes a window with the following:
- a CDS encoding UDPGP type 1 family protein, translating to MENIIETLNAVGQQELAARLESLSGDARKNLERDILSQDWEELKALYAEKSRASLEDNVSSNLKPMPFKIAVDDLRYDFWKETGEILLGKGQVAAFLVAGGQGSRLGFDGPKGMFDIGLPSHKSLFQLQAERLLNLSARVEHPIPWCIMTSPLNHEATVNFFTEHDFFGYARENIRFFEQGTICALDPNGKAIVDENNRLALVPDGNGGCFRALSQSGTLAWLVEKGVQYVFLYSVDNALCRICDPAFIGALAAEGRSLSASKVVHKAGAQEKVGIFALQNNKPGVVEYSDLPENYRDMTNPDGSLTFDGGNIAIHLFKIAGLRKLQTSRLPWHTARKTVCGIEKCWKFEQFLFDAFPQLGTMMPFGVLREEEFSPVKNAEGNDSPKTAREMIGRLHREWLRKAHVAIDPKKLYEISPTISYAGEGLKQSVFDREIGRNILEFEE from the coding sequence ATGGAAAACATCATTGAGACTTTGAATGCGGTGGGGCAGCAAGAGTTGGCGGCCCGCCTTGAATCTTTGAGCGGGGATGCCCGCAAGAATCTGGAACGCGACATTTTGAGCCAGGACTGGGAAGAGCTCAAGGCTCTCTACGCCGAAAAATCAAGAGCATCGCTCGAAGACAACGTTTCGAGCAATTTGAAGCCAATGCCGTTCAAGATCGCGGTCGACGACCTGCGTTACGATTTCTGGAAAGAGACTGGCGAAATCCTGCTCGGCAAAGGCCAAGTCGCGGCATTCCTCGTCGCGGGCGGGCAAGGCTCTCGCCTCGGCTTCGACGGTCCCAAGGGCATGTTCGACATCGGACTCCCGAGCCACAAGAGTTTATTCCAACTGCAGGCGGAGCGCCTGCTGAACCTCTCTGCACGAGTGGAGCATCCCATCCCCTGGTGCATCATGACGAGCCCCCTCAACCACGAGGCGACCGTCAACTTCTTTACCGAGCACGACTTTTTCGGGTACGCCCGCGAAAACATCCGCTTCTTTGAGCAGGGCACCATCTGCGCCCTCGACCCGAACGGCAAGGCCATCGTCGACGAGAACAACCGTCTCGCCCTCGTCCCCGACGGCAACGGCGGCTGCTTCCGCGCCCTTTCCCAGAGCGGCACGCTCGCCTGGCTCGTGGAAAAAGGCGTGCAATACGTGTTCCTTTACAGCGTCGACAACGCACTCTGCCGCATCTGCGACCCGGCCTTCATCGGAGCACTCGCTGCCGAAGGCCGCAGCCTCAGCGCCTCCAAGGTAGTCCACAAGGCGGGCGCCCAAGAAAAGGTGGGCATTTTCGCTTTGCAGAACAACAAGCCCGGCGTCGTCGAATACAGCGATTTGCCCGAGAACTACCGCGACATGACCAACCCCGACGGGAGCCTCACCTTCGACGGCGGGAACATCGCGATTCACTTGTTCAAAATAGCAGGGCTCAGGAAGCTACAAACCAGCCGCCTCCCCTGGCACACCGCCCGCAAGACCGTCTGCGGCATCGAGAAGTGCTGGAAGTTCGAGCAGTTCCTGTTCGACGCGTTCCCGCAGCTCGGCACGATGATGCCGTTCGGCGTCCTCCGCGAAGAGGAATTCTCCCCGGTCAAGAACGCCGAAGGGAACGATTCCCCCAAGACCGCACGCGAAATGATCGGCAGGCTCCACCGCGAATGGCTGCGCAAGGCGCACGTGGCGATCGACCCCAAGAAGCTCTACGAAATCTCCCCCACCATCAGCTACGCCGGCGAAGGCCTCAAGCAGAGCGTGT
- the rfbD gene encoding dTDP-4-dehydrorhamnose reductase: MKFFVTGVGGQLGHDVMNELAKRGHTGVGSDMAPAYSGVADGSAVTTMPYVQLDITDAAAVEKAISEVNPDAVIHCAAWTAVDLAEDDANVAKVRAVNAGGTQNIANACKKLGCKMTYISTDYVFDGQGTEPWKPDCKDYKPLNVYGQTKLEGELAVSGTLEKFFIVRIAWVFGLNGKNFIKTMLNVGKTHDTVRVVNDQIGTPTYTLDLSRLLIDMNETEKYGYYHATNEGGFISWYDFTCEIFKQAGYSTKVVPVTTAEYGLSKAARPFNSRLDKSKLVEAGFKPLPTWQDALARYLKELS; encoded by the coding sequence ATGAAATTCTTTGTGACTGGTGTAGGTGGCCAGTTGGGCCATGACGTGATGAACGAACTCGCCAAGCGCGGGCATACGGGCGTGGGCTCGGACATGGCTCCCGCTTATAGTGGTGTTGCCGACGGTTCCGCAGTGACGACGATGCCCTACGTGCAGCTTGATATTACGGATGCTGCGGCTGTCGAGAAGGCGATTTCGGAAGTGAACCCCGATGCTGTGATTCATTGCGCTGCATGGACTGCTGTGGATCTGGCCGAAGACGATGCAAACGTGGCGAAGGTCCGCGCGGTGAACGCGGGTGGCACGCAGAACATCGCGAATGCCTGCAAAAAGCTCGGCTGCAAGATGACCTACATCAGCACGGACTACGTTTTTGACGGCCAGGGAACAGAACCTTGGAAGCCTGACTGCAAGGATTACAAGCCCCTGAATGTTTATGGACAGACTAAGCTCGAAGGCGAACTTGCCGTGAGCGGGACTCTCGAGAAGTTCTTTATTGTGCGTATCGCCTGGGTGTTCGGCCTCAACGGCAAGAACTTCATCAAGACGATGCTTAATGTGGGCAAGACTCACGATACCGTGCGCGTGGTGAACGACCAGATCGGCACGCCGACATACACGCTTGACCTTTCGCGCCTGCTGATAGACATGAACGAAACCGAAAAGTACGGCTATTACCATGCGACGAACGAAGGCGGGTTCATCAGCTGGTACGATTTTACCTGCGAAATCTTCAAGCAGGCGGGTTACAGTACCAAGGTGGTGCCCGTGACGACCGCTGAATACGGCCTCAGCAAGGCGGCGCGTCCGTTCAATAGCCGCTTGGACAAGAGCAAACTCGTGGAAGCCGGTTTCAAGCCGCTCCCCACATGGCAAGATGCCTTGGCGAGATATTTAAAAGAACTTTCCTAA